One genomic segment of Mangifera indica cultivar Alphonso chromosome 6, CATAS_Mindica_2.1, whole genome shotgun sequence includes these proteins:
- the LOC123218753 gene encoding potassium channel KAT1-like isoform X2: MPFSGYRNFFNRFCVDEFQMESVSHGSFLSSDLLPSLGARINQSTKLRKHIISPFNPHYRAWENWLVVLVLYSAWICPFEFAFLTYKKDALLIFDNIVNGFFAIDIILTFFVAYLDGQSYLLVDNPKKIAIRYISTWFIFDVCSTTPFQSLSFLFTNHTSELGLRFLSMLRLWRLRRVSSLFARLEKDIRFNYFWTRCTKLIAVTLFAVHCAGCFNYLIADRYPDPKKTWIGAVNPNFKDESLWNRYITAMYWSITTLTTTGYGDLHAENPREMLFDIFYMLFNLGLTSYLIGNMTNLVVHWTGRTRNFRDTVRAASEFATRNLLPHRIQDQMLSHICLRFKTEGLKQQETLNGLPKAIRSSIAHYLFFPITQNAYLFQGVSHDFLFQLVSEMDAEYFPPKEDIILQNEAPTDLYILVSGTVEFIHYVDGQDQVLGKAVAGEVFGEIGVLCYRPQPFTVRTTELSQILRMNRTSLINTIQVNTEDGHIVMNNLSEKLKQLESIGLKYPTTGPGLILNEWLDGGLMGGSNLHAVCQEYPNRDSSLQEVGDFNILGSEATEMNGANKSQDCTIYAMDINPKVEDVQTELHSAIRKGHFEMVKLLLEAGANINKPDARGCSPKALAEQQGNRNIYDLLLNYENRSPDEHRVEIIGPEIADNPINSQNKHRRQGGPSFLNSHLKREPIHFDSCISSCPSDKVIKLNKKRVTIHMQCQRTSTSQKWPGKLIVLPDSIDELLRIAGEKFGGYKFTKVFDAENAEIDDTCVIRDGDHLFLLQQVCGNGL, translated from the exons ATGCCATTTTCTGGTTACAGAAACTTCTTCAACCGATTCTGTGTTGATGAATTCCAGATGGAGAGTGTTAGTCATGGCAGTTTCCTCTCTAGCGATCTACTGCCATCCCTTGGAGCTAGAATAAACCAGTCAACCAAGCTACGAAAACACATAATATCCCCTTTCAATCCCCATTATAG GGCCTGGGAGAATTGGCTGGTTGTTCTAGTCCTTTACTCTGCTTGGATATGTCCATTCGAGTTTGCATTTCTAACTTACAAGAAAGATGcccttttaatttttgataacaTTGTGAATGGCTTCTTTGCCATTGATATCATTCTCACCTTCTTCGTTGCATACCTTGATGGCCAATCATATCTTCTTGTTGACAATCCCAAGAAAATTGCAATCAG GTACATATCAACCTGGTTTATATTTGATGTCTGTTCGACAACACCATTTCAGTCTCTGAGCTTCCTCTTCACAAATCACACGAGTGAACTTGGTCTTAGATTTCTCAGCATGCTTAGACTCTGGCGTCTCAGAAGAGTCAGCTCTCTTTTTGCAAG ACTTGAGAAGGACATTCGGTTCAACTATTTCTGGACACGGTGCACAAAGCTTATTGCT GTAACCCTGTTTGCAGTACACTGTGCTGGATGCTTTAACTATCTGATTGCAGATAGATACCCTGATCCAAAGAAAACCTGGATTGGTGCAGTGAACCCAAATTTCAAAGATGAAAGCCTTTGGAACAGATATATAACTGCAATGTACTGGTCTATTACAACTCTGACAACAACTGGTTACGGAGACTTGCATGCTGAGAACCCCAGGGAGATGctgtttgatatattttatatgctATTCAACTTGGGATTGACATCCTACCTCATTGGAAACATGACCAACCTTGTGGTTCACTGGACCGGCCGCACCAGGAATTTT AGAGATACGGTTAGAGCTGCTTCAGAATTTGCAACACGGAATCTATTGCCCCATCGCATACAGGATCAAATGTTGTCACACATATGCCTGAGGTTTAAAACTGAAGGACTAAAGCAGCAAGAAACCTTGAATGGTCTTCCAAAAGCCATTCGTTCAAGCATTGCACACTATCTCTTCTTTCCCATCACTCAAAATGCCTATCTCTTCCAAGGGGTTTCCCATGATTTCCTTTTTCAACTG GTTTCAGAAATGGATGCTGAGTATTTTCCACCAAAGGAAGACATTATTCTGCAGAATGAAGCTCCAACAGATCTTTATATACTGGTCTCAGGAACAGTG GAATTCATACACTATGTTGATGGGCAAGATCAA GTCCTGGGAAAGGCAGTCGCAGGAGAAGTATTCGGGGAGATTGGAGTTTTATGTTATAGGCCACAGCCCTTCACAGTGAGGACCACTGAACTTTCTCAAATCCTACGAATGAATAGAACTTCACTGATCAACACCATTCAAGTAAATACTGAAGATGGACACATTGTAATGAACAATCTTTCTGAG AAACTGAAACAGCTAGAAAGCATCGGCCTTAAATACCCAACAACAGGTCCAGGATTAATCCTCAACGAATGGCTTGATGGAGGCCTAATGGGAGGAAGCAATTTACATGCTGTATGCCAAGAATATCCAAACAGAGATTCATCATTGCAAGAAGTAGGGGACTTCAATATCCTGGGATCAGAAGCTACTGAAATGAATGGAGCAAACAAAAGTCAAGACTGCACTATATATGCCATGGATATAAATCCAAAAGTTGAAGATGTCCAAACAGAACTCCATTCTGCAATTCGAAAGGGGCATTTTGAAATGGTGAAACTCCTGCTGGAAGCAGGagcaaatataaataaaccaGATGCCAGAGGGTGCTCTCCAAAAGCTCTAGCAGAACAGCAAGGGAACAGAAATATATATGACCTCTtactaaattatgaaaatagatCACCAGATGAACATAGGGTAGAGATCATTGGACCAGAAATAGCAGATAACCCCATAAATAGTCAAAACAAACACAGAAGACAAGGGGGACctagttttttaaattctcaCTTGAAAAGAGAACCCATACACTTTGACTCATGCATTTCTAGCTGTCCAAGTGACAAAGTGATCAAATTGAATAAGAAGAGAGTCACTATTCACATGCAATGCCAAAGAACAAGCACATCACAGAAGTGGCCTGGCAAGTTAATTGTCCTACCTGATTCAATAGATGAGCTCCTCAGAATTGCCG GTGAAAAGTTTGGAGGCTACAAATTTACAAAAGTATTCGATGCCGAGAATGCAGAAATAGATGATACATGTGTCATTCGAGATGGTGATCATCTGTTTCTCCTTCAGCAAGTCTGTGGAAATGGATTATGA
- the LOC123218753 gene encoding potassium channel KAT1-like isoform X1 — MPFSGYRNFFNRFCVDEFQMESVSHGSFLSSDLLPSLGARINQSTKLRKHIISPFNPHYRAWENWLVVLVLYSAWICPFEFAFLTYKKDALLIFDNIVNGFFAIDIILTFFVAYLDGQSYLLVDNPKKIAIRYISTWFIFDVCSTTPFQSLSFLFTNHTSELGLRFLSMLRLWRLRRVSSLFARLEKDIRFNYFWTRCTKLIAVTLFAVHCAGCFNYLIADRYPDPKKTWIGAVNPNFKDESLWNRYITAMYWSITTLTTTGYGDLHAENPREMLFDIFYMLFNLGLTSYLIGNMTNLVVHWTGRTRNFRDTVRAASEFATRNLLPHRIQDQMLSHICLRFKTEGLKQQETLNGLPKAIRSSIAHYLFFPITQNAYLFQGVSHDFLFQLVSEMDAEYFPPKEDIILQNEAPTDLYILVSGTVEFIHYVDGQDQVCIIVLGKAVAGEVFGEIGVLCYRPQPFTVRTTELSQILRMNRTSLINTIQVNTEDGHIVMNNLSEKLKQLESIGLKYPTTGPGLILNEWLDGGLMGGSNLHAVCQEYPNRDSSLQEVGDFNILGSEATEMNGANKSQDCTIYAMDINPKVEDVQTELHSAIRKGHFEMVKLLLEAGANINKPDARGCSPKALAEQQGNRNIYDLLLNYENRSPDEHRVEIIGPEIADNPINSQNKHRRQGGPSFLNSHLKREPIHFDSCISSCPSDKVIKLNKKRVTIHMQCQRTSTSQKWPGKLIVLPDSIDELLRIAGEKFGGYKFTKVFDAENAEIDDTCVIRDGDHLFLLQQVCGNGL, encoded by the exons ATGCCATTTTCTGGTTACAGAAACTTCTTCAACCGATTCTGTGTTGATGAATTCCAGATGGAGAGTGTTAGTCATGGCAGTTTCCTCTCTAGCGATCTACTGCCATCCCTTGGAGCTAGAATAAACCAGTCAACCAAGCTACGAAAACACATAATATCCCCTTTCAATCCCCATTATAG GGCCTGGGAGAATTGGCTGGTTGTTCTAGTCCTTTACTCTGCTTGGATATGTCCATTCGAGTTTGCATTTCTAACTTACAAGAAAGATGcccttttaatttttgataacaTTGTGAATGGCTTCTTTGCCATTGATATCATTCTCACCTTCTTCGTTGCATACCTTGATGGCCAATCATATCTTCTTGTTGACAATCCCAAGAAAATTGCAATCAG GTACATATCAACCTGGTTTATATTTGATGTCTGTTCGACAACACCATTTCAGTCTCTGAGCTTCCTCTTCACAAATCACACGAGTGAACTTGGTCTTAGATTTCTCAGCATGCTTAGACTCTGGCGTCTCAGAAGAGTCAGCTCTCTTTTTGCAAG ACTTGAGAAGGACATTCGGTTCAACTATTTCTGGACACGGTGCACAAAGCTTATTGCT GTAACCCTGTTTGCAGTACACTGTGCTGGATGCTTTAACTATCTGATTGCAGATAGATACCCTGATCCAAAGAAAACCTGGATTGGTGCAGTGAACCCAAATTTCAAAGATGAAAGCCTTTGGAACAGATATATAACTGCAATGTACTGGTCTATTACAACTCTGACAACAACTGGTTACGGAGACTTGCATGCTGAGAACCCCAGGGAGATGctgtttgatatattttatatgctATTCAACTTGGGATTGACATCCTACCTCATTGGAAACATGACCAACCTTGTGGTTCACTGGACCGGCCGCACCAGGAATTTT AGAGATACGGTTAGAGCTGCTTCAGAATTTGCAACACGGAATCTATTGCCCCATCGCATACAGGATCAAATGTTGTCACACATATGCCTGAGGTTTAAAACTGAAGGACTAAAGCAGCAAGAAACCTTGAATGGTCTTCCAAAAGCCATTCGTTCAAGCATTGCACACTATCTCTTCTTTCCCATCACTCAAAATGCCTATCTCTTCCAAGGGGTTTCCCATGATTTCCTTTTTCAACTG GTTTCAGAAATGGATGCTGAGTATTTTCCACCAAAGGAAGACATTATTCTGCAGAATGAAGCTCCAACAGATCTTTATATACTGGTCTCAGGAACAGTG GAATTCATACACTATGTTGATGGGCAAGATCAAGTATGTATAATt GTCCTGGGAAAGGCAGTCGCAGGAGAAGTATTCGGGGAGATTGGAGTTTTATGTTATAGGCCACAGCCCTTCACAGTGAGGACCACTGAACTTTCTCAAATCCTACGAATGAATAGAACTTCACTGATCAACACCATTCAAGTAAATACTGAAGATGGACACATTGTAATGAACAATCTTTCTGAG AAACTGAAACAGCTAGAAAGCATCGGCCTTAAATACCCAACAACAGGTCCAGGATTAATCCTCAACGAATGGCTTGATGGAGGCCTAATGGGAGGAAGCAATTTACATGCTGTATGCCAAGAATATCCAAACAGAGATTCATCATTGCAAGAAGTAGGGGACTTCAATATCCTGGGATCAGAAGCTACTGAAATGAATGGAGCAAACAAAAGTCAAGACTGCACTATATATGCCATGGATATAAATCCAAAAGTTGAAGATGTCCAAACAGAACTCCATTCTGCAATTCGAAAGGGGCATTTTGAAATGGTGAAACTCCTGCTGGAAGCAGGagcaaatataaataaaccaGATGCCAGAGGGTGCTCTCCAAAAGCTCTAGCAGAACAGCAAGGGAACAGAAATATATATGACCTCTtactaaattatgaaaatagatCACCAGATGAACATAGGGTAGAGATCATTGGACCAGAAATAGCAGATAACCCCATAAATAGTCAAAACAAACACAGAAGACAAGGGGGACctagttttttaaattctcaCTTGAAAAGAGAACCCATACACTTTGACTCATGCATTTCTAGCTGTCCAAGTGACAAAGTGATCAAATTGAATAAGAAGAGAGTCACTATTCACATGCAATGCCAAAGAACAAGCACATCACAGAAGTGGCCTGGCAAGTTAATTGTCCTACCTGATTCAATAGATGAGCTCCTCAGAATTGCCG GTGAAAAGTTTGGAGGCTACAAATTTACAAAAGTATTCGATGCCGAGAATGCAGAAATAGATGATACATGTGTCATTCGAGATGGTGATCATCTGTTTCTCCTTCAGCAAGTCTGTGGAAATGGATTATGA